Proteins encoded together in one Streptomyces umbrinus window:
- a CDS encoding TIGR02680 family protein, with amino-acid sequence MSAPAPTPAPRYVPTRAGIINLWDYRDEEFSFAGGWLVLRGPNGSGKTKALEVLFPFVLDGRIDPKRLNPFAAEDRTMKSNLLFRGQDSALGYVWIEFTHRETGEAVTCGIGLHAQRHRDTPARWHFVAEGRVGEDFSLLTDDDRPMTRKQLAAELGRELIASTADYRAAVDQRLFGLGRERYEQLLTLILTLRRPQLAKNLDPAKLSDTLTAGLRPLDDDLIAEAARSFDDMESVQRTLEGLAAADDATRAFLASYSTYLRVHARTAADRLTARRAETAERAAALRTATADLAAAREQQTAAETRAESADASLAAQRARLDQLRSSAAYQAIEQLADLERLVRTCEHTARQASAERERRTAATGRARAEAEHAAQLAAELDAAVSRDAATVADHAHTAGLPWTPADAEPARLAERSAALAAARHEGVRAVRGAQQAARGAEQTRDLARASLDRAQEAVATAETAETGAESALEAAREQARTALGQWTEAHGTLLDEAGAERLAEALELTGEAEAFTLADAFTEATAPAVQELRDTLASLRAQRTDVERRRAETEAERDRIAAEHDDAPPPARGRTMQGAPGDGVPLWRLVDFDGELTDRQCAHLEAALEASGLLDALVTAEDTPMPAGHSEGYLRAGAPVNGPSLSDLLRPDTPENLEGASAVSAARITAVLRSVAVTGDLDTGTPQISPDGRYAAGVLVGAHTKEHAEYVGVTARARRRAARIAACEMLLAELVAQLDELARTQARTVAALEAYAAARAALPRTTGITQALRELDKATARLRATRDAADASQASYDESVAACSVAERALRRTAAEHAIEIERVDAVERATRAFETAVRELTARRREHARQTELAQAGADRLTAAAEDEETALDTERATRRRHTEEAAGLKALQDAVGAEAQEVMRQVQEAEDGIDALVREAEAVRTAQHTAIAGTAAADARRTAAADARSVAAAEEKDTARGLRPYAARELLDILRCPPSLAWPAQEADWTGEALPPAVIAVHEAILSATRDLTPTETSLKQSVTRLTKALDDLQAQLAAAGQDYRPEWDGSDGVIVVRVADEEGPLPVAAFAQKISSHRRDQAELLSASEQRILEDALLTRLAQQIHDRTVDARDLIRRMNTDMRARTMSSGTTVGVNWLLADHLDDEQRGVCGLLDADAARLGPGGLARVRTHFAAQIKTARARHRDQPYRELLAEVLDYRHWRQFAFQLVRPGESGRTEERLTRARHSRLSGGEQSVSLHLPLFAAAHAMLNSADPHAPRLLALDEAFAGVDDTGRGELMSLAAQFDLDLFMTGYDLWAAHASVSAAAHYDLAHTAVDHTVSALLLVWDGDRLLADDTGDLTTALGSPGTRRVPTPEEAPVAG; translated from the coding sequence GTGAGCGCCCCCGCCCCCACCCCGGCCCCCCGCTATGTCCCCACCCGCGCCGGGATCATCAACCTGTGGGACTACCGGGACGAGGAGTTCTCCTTCGCCGGCGGCTGGCTGGTGCTGCGCGGTCCCAACGGATCGGGCAAGACCAAGGCTCTGGAAGTCCTCTTCCCGTTCGTCCTCGACGGCCGTATCGACCCCAAGCGGCTCAACCCGTTCGCCGCCGAGGACCGCACGATGAAGTCCAACCTGCTCTTCCGCGGGCAGGACAGCGCCCTCGGCTACGTCTGGATCGAGTTCACCCACCGGGAGACGGGCGAGGCCGTCACCTGCGGCATCGGGCTGCACGCCCAGCGGCACCGCGACACGCCGGCCCGGTGGCACTTCGTCGCCGAAGGCCGTGTCGGCGAGGACTTCTCGCTGCTGACCGATGACGACCGGCCGATGACGAGGAAGCAGCTCGCCGCCGAACTCGGACGCGAGCTGATCGCCTCCACGGCCGACTACCGCGCCGCCGTGGACCAGCGCCTGTTCGGTCTCGGCCGGGAGCGGTACGAGCAACTGCTCACGCTGATCCTCACGTTGCGCCGCCCGCAGCTCGCCAAGAACCTCGACCCGGCCAAGCTCTCCGACACCCTCACTGCGGGCCTGCGCCCCCTCGACGACGACCTGATCGCCGAGGCGGCCCGCTCCTTCGACGACATGGAGTCCGTGCAGCGCACCCTGGAAGGGCTGGCCGCCGCCGACGACGCCACCCGCGCCTTCCTCGCGAGCTACTCCACCTATCTGCGGGTCCACGCCCGCACCGCCGCGGACCGGCTCACCGCCCGCCGCGCCGAAACAGCTGAGCGCGCCGCCGCCCTGCGTACCGCCACCGCGGACCTGGCGGCGGCCCGCGAACAGCAGACAGCCGCCGAAACGCGCGCCGAGTCGGCCGACGCCTCGCTCGCCGCCCAGCGCGCCCGTCTCGACCAGCTGCGCTCCTCCGCCGCCTACCAGGCCATCGAGCAACTCGCCGACCTGGAACGCCTGGTGCGCACCTGCGAGCACACCGCCCGGCAGGCGAGCGCCGAACGCGAACGCCGCACGGCCGCCACCGGCCGCGCCCGCGCCGAGGCCGAACACGCCGCCCAGCTGGCCGCAGAACTCGACGCCGCCGTCTCCCGGGACGCCGCCACCGTCGCCGACCACGCCCACACCGCCGGCCTCCCCTGGACACCGGCCGACGCCGAACCCGCCCGCCTCGCCGAGCGCTCCGCCGCGCTCGCCGCTGCCCGCCACGAGGGCGTCCGGGCCGTACGTGGCGCCCAGCAGGCGGCACGTGGTGCCGAGCAGACCCGTGACCTCGCCCGGGCCTCGCTCGACCGCGCGCAGGAAGCCGTCGCCACGGCCGAAACCGCCGAAACGGGCGCCGAGTCGGCCCTCGAAGCCGCCCGTGAACAGGCCCGTACGGCGCTCGGTCAGTGGACGGAGGCTCACGGCACGCTCCTGGACGAGGCCGGTGCCGAGCGACTGGCCGAAGCCCTCGAACTCACCGGCGAGGCTGAGGCGTTCACGCTCGCCGACGCCTTCACAGAGGCCACCGCCCCAGCCGTGCAGGAACTGCGCGACACCCTCGCCTCCCTGCGCGCACAGCGCACCGACGTCGAGCGCCGCCGCGCCGAGACGGAAGCCGAACGCGACCGGATCGCCGCCGAACACGACGACGCCCCGCCCCCGGCCCGGGGTCGGACCATGCAGGGGGCGCCCGGTGACGGCGTTCCGCTGTGGCGGCTCGTCGACTTCGACGGTGAATTGACGGACCGCCAGTGCGCCCACCTGGAAGCGGCCTTGGAAGCCTCGGGCCTCCTCGACGCCCTCGTCACCGCCGAGGACACCCCTATGCCGGCCGGTCACAGCGAGGGCTACCTCCGTGCCGGAGCCCCGGTGAACGGTCCGAGCCTTTCCGATCTCCTGAGGCCCGACACCCCCGAGAACCTGGAGGGCGCCTCCGCGGTCTCGGCCGCGCGGATCACCGCCGTACTGCGCTCCGTCGCGGTCACCGGCGACCTCGACACCGGGACCCCACAGATCAGTCCGGACGGCCGGTACGCGGCCGGTGTCCTGGTCGGTGCCCACACCAAGGAGCACGCCGAGTACGTCGGCGTCACGGCCCGCGCGCGCCGACGCGCGGCCCGGATCGCCGCCTGCGAGATGCTGCTTGCCGAACTGGTCGCTCAGCTCGATGAGTTGGCGCGCACACAGGCTCGTACGGTAGCCGCCCTGGAGGCATACGCAGCCGCCCGCGCCGCCCTGCCCCGCACCACCGGCATCACGCAGGCCCTGCGCGAACTCGACAAGGCCACGGCGAGGCTGCGCGCCACCCGTGACGCCGCCGACGCCTCCCAGGCCTCGTACGACGAGTCGGTGGCCGCCTGCTCGGTCGCCGAGCGCGCCCTGCGCCGCACCGCCGCCGAGCACGCCATCGAGATCGAACGCGTCGACGCCGTCGAGAGGGCCACCCGCGCCTTCGAGACGGCGGTACGCGAACTCACCGCACGCCGCCGCGAACACGCACGCCAGACCGAGCTCGCCCAGGCGGGCGCCGACCGGCTCACCGCCGCCGCCGAGGACGAGGAGACCGCGCTTGACACCGAGCGGGCGACGCGTCGCCGGCACACCGAGGAGGCCGCGGGACTCAAGGCCCTCCAGGACGCCGTCGGGGCCGAGGCGCAGGAGGTGATGCGCCAGGTGCAGGAGGCCGAGGACGGGATCGACGCCCTGGTGCGGGAGGCCGAGGCGGTTCGCACGGCCCAGCACACCGCGATCGCGGGGACCGCCGCCGCCGACGCCCGCCGTACGGCCGCCGCCGATGCCCGGTCGGTCGCCGCGGCGGAGGAGAAGGACACCGCCCGCGGCCTGCGCCCGTACGCCGCCCGCGAACTCCTCGACATCCTGCGCTGTCCGCCCTCTCTCGCCTGGCCCGCCCAGGAGGCCGACTGGACCGGCGAAGCACTCCCGCCGGCCGTGATCGCCGTACACGAGGCGATTCTCTCCGCGACCCGCGATCTCACCCCCACCGAGACCAGCCTCAAACAGTCCGTCACCCGTCTCACCAAGGCTCTGGACGACCTGCAGGCGCAGCTCGCCGCCGCCGGGCAGGACTACCGGCCCGAATGGGACGGCTCGGACGGGGTCATCGTCGTACGCGTGGCCGACGAGGAGGGCCCGCTGCCCGTCGCCGCCTTCGCCCAGAAGATCTCCTCCCACCGCCGTGACCAGGCTGAACTGCTCTCCGCCTCCGAGCAGCGCATCCTGGAGGACGCCCTGCTCACCCGGCTCGCCCAGCAGATCCACGACCGCACCGTCGACGCCCGCGACCTGATCCGGCGGATGAACACCGACATGCGGGCACGCACGATGTCCTCGGGGACGACGGTCGGCGTGAACTGGCTGCTCGCCGACCATCTCGACGACGAACAGCGCGGTGTCTGCGGCCTCCTCGACGCCGACGCCGCCCGCCTCGGCCCGGGCGGTCTCGCCCGGGTGCGCACCCACTTCGCCGCGCAGATCAAGACCGCCCGCGCCCGCCACCGCGACCAGCCCTACCGGGAGTTGCTCGCCGAGGTCCTCGACTACCGGCACTGGCGGCAGTTCGCGTTCCAACTGGTCCGTCCCGGCGAGTCCGGCAGGACGGAGGAGCGGCTCACCCGCGCCCGGCACAGCCGCCTGTCGGGCGGCGAGCAGTCCGTGTCGCTCCACCTGCCGCTGTTCGCCGCCGCGCACGCCATGCTCAACTCCGCCGACCCGCACGCCCCGCGCCTGCTCGCCCTCGACGAGGCCTTCGCGGGCGTGGACGACACCGGGCGCGGTGAACTCATGTCGCTGGCCGCCCAGTTCGACCTCGACCTGTTCATGACCGGCTACGACCTGTGGGCCGCCCACGCCTCCGTGTCCGCCGCCGCTCACTACGACCTCGCCCACACCGCAGTCGACCACACCGTCTCCGCGCTGCTGCTCGTCTGGGACGGCGACCGGCTCCTCGCCGACGACACCGGCGATCTCACCACCGCCCTCGGCTCGCCCGGCACCCGGCGCGTCCCTACGCCCGAGGAGGCCCCGGTTGCCGGTTGA
- a CDS encoding DUF2399 domain-containing protein produces the protein MPVEPPEHGERRAYDELWDEYNELRGEGWARLLAAARRRLERTGGTLDGDIGLARPGEAERRTVIGITGRYRPETAQRLAVPLRDLDAYLHDRYGTGLLTTLGRLNGPLRDRPAERADEDARREQALTSARSSLLAGQAWFAAWLERIAADGTLTRLVRRGDAPLLDAAVRVLERLPGILDRLPGDLDRRNPARGPGDQGRAPGPAAGVLPLPVLAEWATGDTKALVPGAPLEQLVLRALAQRGGSSSVVSVVPRDRAGRRALWESAGAIADDLASQVLVLNIGAQGSSVVCDWLRDAADFGIPFRLTLHQLATAPVVPAARTIFVCENPAVLRAAAGEFEDTGAALVCTEGVPSAACHKLLGDAVRAGARLHWRADFDWAGLRITAGAVARHGARPWRMTAADYTAALSEGESTPLAGSPAASPWDPELACAMAESGSTVMEERLLPALLSDLTRT, from the coding sequence TTGCCGGTTGAGCCGCCTGAGCACGGTGAGCGCCGCGCTTACGACGAGTTGTGGGACGAGTACAACGAGTTGCGGGGCGAGGGATGGGCCCGGCTGCTCGCCGCCGCCCGCCGCAGGCTGGAGCGCACCGGCGGCACGCTCGACGGAGACATCGGACTCGCTCGGCCCGGCGAGGCCGAACGCCGTACCGTCATCGGCATCACCGGCCGCTACCGGCCCGAGACCGCCCAGCGCCTCGCCGTCCCCCTGCGCGACCTGGACGCGTATCTGCACGACCGCTACGGCACCGGCCTCCTGACGACCCTCGGCCGGCTGAACGGCCCGCTGCGCGACCGGCCAGCCGAACGGGCCGACGAGGACGCGCGCCGCGAACAAGCCCTGACATCCGCCCGCTCCAGCCTGCTCGCCGGGCAGGCGTGGTTCGCCGCCTGGCTGGAGCGGATCGCCGCCGACGGCACCCTCACCCGTCTCGTCCGCCGCGGGGACGCACCCCTCCTCGACGCGGCGGTACGCGTCCTGGAAAGGCTCCCCGGCATTCTGGACCGGCTTCCCGGCGACCTGGACCGCCGGAACCCGGCCAGGGGGCCCGGTGATCAGGGCCGGGCACCTGGGCCCGCGGCCGGTGTCCTGCCGCTTCCGGTCCTCGCGGAGTGGGCCACCGGCGACACCAAGGCCCTCGTTCCCGGCGCCCCGCTCGAACAACTCGTCCTGCGCGCCCTCGCCCAGCGCGGCGGCAGCAGTTCGGTCGTTTCGGTCGTACCGCGCGATCGGGCCGGGCGGCGCGCCCTGTGGGAGAGCGCCGGAGCCATCGCCGACGACCTTGCCAGCCAGGTGCTGGTCCTCAACATCGGAGCCCAGGGCAGCTCCGTGGTCTGCGACTGGTTGCGGGATGCCGCCGACTTCGGCATCCCCTTCCGGCTCACCCTCCACCAGCTCGCCACCGCCCCTGTCGTCCCCGCCGCCCGTACCATCTTCGTCTGCGAGAATCCGGCCGTGCTGCGTGCCGCGGCCGGCGAATTTGAGGACACCGGTGCCGCCCTCGTCTGTACCGAGGGCGTTCCGTCCGCCGCCTGCCACAAACTGCTCGGCGACGCTGTACGCGCGGGAGCCCGGCTGCACTGGCGCGCCGACTTCGACTGGGCGGGCCTGCGTATCACTGCGGGCGCCGTGGCCCGCCACGGCGCCCGCCCCTGGCGGATGACCGCCGCCGACTACACGGCGGCCCTCAGCGAGGGCGAGTCCACACCGCTCGCGGGATCGCCCGCCGCCAGCCCCTGGGACCCCGAACTGGCCTGTGCCATGGCGGAGTCGGGCAGCACGGTCATGGAAGAGCGCCTTCTGCCCGCGCTTCTGTCCGACCTCACCCGCACCTGA
- a CDS encoding pentapeptide repeat-containing protein, which yields MSSRLSLRQAERRGLRLWPVGIVLALAFLIAVMVAALVFYAGWDLLGARELKPERRIDSTTLFDLVKLAFGVVAGAGALVALVVAYRRQRVDEDGALRDATRLRTERFTTAVSQPGEESAAVRLGGVHALAGLADDAPTRELRQTCIDVLCAYLRLPYTAEPEPHRRRGRHPLPTDNSEARHSYLALREVRHTIIRLIRDHLRLPLQHHHSWQGHDFDFTGVTFDGGDLSGAVFSGGSVILFEAVFAGSTVSFSEAAFSGGTVNFTGATFSGGVVDFNRAVSSGGTVDFSGENGAAPLGLTPTAGSPLPDGFILAASWEPTDP from the coding sequence ATGAGCTCACGTCTGTCCCTGCGCCAGGCTGAACGGCGCGGTCTGCGCCTGTGGCCCGTCGGTATCGTCCTCGCCCTGGCCTTCCTCATTGCCGTCATGGTGGCGGCCTTGGTGTTCTATGCAGGCTGGGACCTGCTCGGCGCACGCGAGTTGAAGCCCGAGCGACGCATCGACTCCACGACACTGTTCGACCTGGTCAAACTCGCCTTCGGTGTCGTGGCCGGTGCGGGCGCCCTGGTCGCCCTGGTGGTGGCCTACCGCCGTCAGCGTGTCGACGAGGACGGCGCTTTGCGTGACGCCACCCGCTTGCGCACCGAACGCTTCACCACCGCCGTGTCCCAACCTGGTGAAGAATCCGCAGCCGTCCGCCTCGGTGGCGTGCACGCCCTAGCCGGGCTCGCCGACGACGCTCCCACTCGCGAGCTACGCCAGACCTGCATAGACGTCCTGTGCGCCTACCTCCGACTGCCTTACACCGCCGAACCCGAACCTCACCGCCGCCGAGGCCGCCATCCGCTACCGACGGACAATTCGGAAGCCCGCCACAGCTACCTGGCCCTGCGAGAGGTCCGGCACACCATTATCCGGCTCATCCGCGACCACCTTCGCCTGCCCCTTCAGCATCACCACTCCTGGCAAGGCCACGACTTCGACTTCACAGGCGTCACGTTCGACGGAGGAGACCTCAGCGGGGCGGTGTTCTCCGGCGGCAGCGTCATCTTGTTCGAGGCGGTGTTCGCCGGTAGCACGGTCAGCTTCAGCGAGGCAGCATTCTCTGGCGGCACGGTCAACTTCACCGGGGCGACGTTCTCCGGTGGCGTGGTCGACTTCAATCGGGCGGTGTCCTCCGGCGGCACGGTCGACTTCAGCGGGGAGAACGGGGCCGCTCCGCTTGGCTTGACTCCGACAGCAGGCTCTCCTCTCCCAGACGGGTTCATCCTGGCGGCGTCCTGGGAACCGACAGATCCCTAA
- a CDS encoding helicase associated domain-containing protein, whose amino-acid sequence MSQSCLRGVRRLWGLLVPRKHIEMIIVGGDGGREKVVKLGAWVDNTRRRASQLGDQRRADLDALGMRW is encoded by the coding sequence ATGTCGCAGAGCTGTCTGAGAGGCGTCAGGAGGCTCTGGGGGCTTCTGGTCCCCCGCAAGCACATCGAGATGATCATCGTGGGCGGTGATGGGGGCCGGGAAAAAGTCGTGAAGCTCGGAGCCTGGGTGGACAACACCCGTCGCCGCGCCTCGCAGTTGGGCGACCAGCGCCGCGCAGACCTCGACGCTCTCGGCATGCGCTGGTAG
- a CDS encoding cold-shock protein: MPVPSGVVKWFDPERGVGAIAQDGAGWEAVAHRSAVHGDADRVLVAGSRVCFDVTQDADGVRADNIQPPTRLDCSPAERPQNGQLVWMVPPGLPPRPVLVGG; encoded by the coding sequence GTGCCTGTGCCGAGCGGTGTGGTGAAGTGGTTCGATCCCGAACGGGGTGTGGGTGCCATCGCTCAGGACGGCGCCGGCTGGGAGGCTGTCGCCCACCGGTCGGCGGTGCACGGTGACGCGGACCGCGTGCTGGTCGCGGGCAGCCGGGTGTGCTTCGACGTCACCCAGGACGCCGACGGCGTCCGGGCCGACAACATCCAGCCACCGACTCGGCTGGACTGTTCGCCGGCCGAGCGGCCGCAGAACGGCCAGCTCGTCTGGATGGTGCCGCCTGGACTGCCCCCGCGTCCTGTGCTGGTGGGCGGGTGA
- the pqqD gene encoding pyrroloquinoline quinone biosynthesis peptide chaperone PqqD: MTWRPELSRAVMLRHVRVRDVDLLLLPERVVVLRGGAGSVLRLCDGRREVREIVAELGERIPGAPVADEVPEFLTALRKEGWLR, encoded by the coding sequence GTGACCTGGCGTCCTGAGCTTTCCCGCGCAGTGATGCTCCGTCACGTCCGCGTTCGCGACGTCGACCTGCTGCTCCTGCCCGAGCGGGTGGTCGTGCTGCGCGGCGGCGCCGGCAGTGTCCTGCGCCTCTGCGACGGCCGTCGCGAGGTGCGCGAGATCGTCGCCGAGCTCGGGGAACGGATCCCCGGCGCACCGGTCGCCGACGAAGTCCCGGAATTCCTCACGGCGTTGCGAAAGGAGGGCTGGCTCCGGTGA
- the pqqE gene encoding pyrroloquinoline quinone biosynthesis protein PqqE, producing MNADPPWALLAELTHGCPLQCAYCSNPVELISRSKELNAEQWEDVLDQAAVLGVVQPHLSGAEPLLRRDLAQIVAVADDAGLHTQLVTSGVGLHERRLDELIDAGLHSVQLSVQHADPKKSEHIAGARSFTAKERAASLIRTAGLPFGVNVVLHHANIDALDELISLALDRGAERVELANTQFYGWALRNRAALLPTRAQVERARETVTRRRELLAGSVELVWVSPDYIDGTAKPCMGGWGALSLTVAPDGTVLPCPAAGALPGLDAPNVTQRQLAWIWRESKAFSTYRGQDWMRDPCRTCALRTTDFGGCHCQAYALTGEADRADPVCRHSPPTTTS from the coding sequence GTGAACGCCGATCCGCCCTGGGCCCTGCTCGCCGAACTCACCCACGGCTGTCCGCTGCAGTGCGCGTACTGCTCCAACCCCGTCGAACTGATCAGTCGGTCAAAAGAGTTGAACGCCGAACAATGGGAGGACGTGCTGGACCAGGCCGCTGTCCTGGGCGTCGTCCAGCCCCACCTCTCCGGCGCCGAGCCCCTCCTGCGACGCGACCTCGCCCAGATCGTCGCGGTGGCGGACGACGCGGGCCTCCACACCCAGCTGGTCACCAGCGGAGTCGGCCTCCACGAACGGCGGCTCGACGAGTTGATCGACGCCGGACTGCACAGCGTCCAGCTCTCCGTCCAGCACGCGGATCCAAAGAAGTCCGAACACATCGCCGGGGCACGGTCGTTCACCGCGAAGGAGCGCGCCGCGAGCCTGATCCGCACGGCCGGACTCCCCTTCGGGGTCAACGTCGTGCTGCACCATGCCAATATCGACGCCCTCGACGAGCTGATCAGCCTCGCCCTGGACCGGGGCGCCGAACGCGTCGAGCTGGCCAACACCCAGTTCTACGGTTGGGCCCTGCGCAACCGCGCCGCATTGCTGCCGACCCGCGCCCAGGTGGAGCGGGCCCGCGAAACGGTGACCCGCCGACGCGAACTCCTCGCCGGATCGGTGGAGTTGGTGTGGGTGTCCCCGGACTACATCGACGGCACCGCGAAACCGTGCATGGGCGGCTGGGGAGCGCTCTCCCTGACCGTCGCCCCCGACGGCACGGTTCTGCCGTGCCCCGCCGCCGGCGCGCTGCCCGGACTCGACGCACCCAACGTCACACAGCGCCAACTCGCCTGGATCTGGAGGGAGTCGAAGGCCTTCAGCACCTACCGGGGCCAGGACTGGATGCGGGATCCCTGCCGCACCTGTGCCCTGCGCACCACCGACTTCGGCGGCTGCCACTGCCAGGCGTACGCGCTGACCGGCGAAGCCGACCGCGCCGACCCGGTCTGCCGGCACTCGCCCCCGACCACCACCTCGTAA
- a CDS encoding glycoside hydrolase family 88/105 protein, translated as MRRLSAALTAGVFATAGLLTVTATAPPTPLEHTAVARPAAATDWSVAMVDSTTARYTPSTIGGWSYPVGLYLYGQYLTYQRTHDARYLSYLTSYVDRFVKSDGSMDQGFNSLDSMQAGRLLVILHRETGEDRYRKAAKKIRDRLDTFPRTSDGGFWHADTSSRAHQLWSDGVYMVNPFLVEYGKEFGDSAYANDEAAKQLYVYGRHLQVSGGLLKHAYDESKTASWSDPGTGLAPEHWCRAVGWYSMAIVNVLDALAVNHVRRPQLMGILRDLAKGLKKYQDPATGRWFQVIDKGSRSDNWTETSCSSMFTYALSRGAQQGYLDAHYKSVAQRGYEGVLAKISLGSDGRTNLTDISIGTNVGDYAFYMARPRETNDFHGLGAFLIMNEQLRTKARNKPTQDEVSQP; from the coding sequence ATGAGACGTCTGAGCGCCGCGCTGACGGCGGGCGTGTTCGCCACCGCCGGGCTGCTGACGGTCACCGCGACCGCCCCGCCAACTCCCCTGGAGCACACGGCGGTCGCGCGACCGGCCGCCGCCACCGACTGGTCCGTCGCCATGGTCGACTCGACGACGGCCCGCTACACGCCGAGCACCATCGGCGGCTGGTCGTACCCCGTCGGCCTGTATCTCTACGGCCAGTACCTCACCTATCAGCGCACGCACGACGCGCGCTATCTCTCGTACCTCACGAGCTATGTCGACCGCTTCGTGAAGAGCGACGGATCGATGGACCAGGGCTTCAACAGCCTCGACAGCATGCAGGCCGGACGGCTGCTGGTGATCCTGCACCGCGAGACCGGCGAGGACCGCTACCGCAAGGCGGCCAAGAAGATCCGCGACCGGCTCGACACCTTCCCGCGCACGTCCGACGGAGGCTTCTGGCACGCCGACACCAGCAGCCGCGCCCATCAGCTCTGGTCGGACGGCGTCTATATGGTGAACCCGTTCCTCGTCGAGTACGGCAAGGAGTTCGGGGACTCGGCGTACGCGAATGACGAGGCCGCCAAGCAGTTGTACGTGTACGGCAGGCACCTCCAGGTCTCAGGCGGCCTGTTGAAGCACGCCTACGACGAGTCGAAGACCGCGAGCTGGTCCGATCCGGGAACCGGACTCGCCCCCGAGCACTGGTGCAGGGCGGTCGGCTGGTACTCGATGGCGATCGTCAACGTGCTGGACGCCCTGGCCGTGAACCACGTACGCCGACCTCAACTCATGGGCATTCTGCGGGACTTGGCGAAAGGCCTGAAGAAGTACCAGGACCCGGCGACCGGCCGCTGGTTCCAGGTCATCGACAAGGGCAGCAGGAGCGACAACTGGACCGAGACCTCCTGCTCCAGCATGTTCACCTACGCCCTCTCGCGCGGCGCCCAGCAGGGCTACCTCGACGCGCACTACAAGTCCGTCGCCCAGCGCGGTTACGAGGGCGTCCTCGCCAAGATCTCGCTCGGCTCCGACGGGCGCACCAACCTCACCGATATCTCCATCGGCACCAACGTCGGCGACTACGCCTTCTACATGGCCCGGCCCCGGGAGACCAACGACTTCCACGGCCTCGGCGCCTTTCTGATCATGAACGAGCAGCTCAGAACAAAAGCTCGGAACAAACCCACTCAGGACGAGGTGAGTCAGCCATGA
- a CDS encoding heparin lyase I family protein, with amino-acid sequence MSTSRRTLLGMALGATTGAAVGGLPAATAHAASWQQKWAPSASSDKLGAFETIEDDRADSHPAGSPHIFATGDNWRFNMHTVDRDTSTDRQRHEVTGLRNGGGSNYLKWTEGQTWRVTYSMYIPSSLKATTTFTHIMQMKQPGAGSSPIVVQSLRRVNGVQTIELKLFEDDILVGRTDLEPLHNKWIDVDFQIKVGNGSAGSVRWILKNGSTTVIDKSKTGVDTFLADRVRPKWGIYRSLGDTSGSLQDCYLLLSNLRGYQLV; translated from the coding sequence ATGAGCACATCCCGAAGGACTCTGCTGGGCATGGCGCTCGGCGCCACCACAGGAGCCGCGGTCGGCGGCCTGCCTGCCGCCACCGCACACGCCGCCTCCTGGCAGCAGAAGTGGGCACCGTCGGCGAGCAGCGACAAGCTCGGTGCCTTCGAGACCATCGAGGACGACCGAGCCGACTCCCACCCCGCCGGCTCCCCGCACATCTTCGCCACCGGCGACAACTGGCGCTTCAACATGCACACCGTCGACCGCGACACCTCGACCGACCGCCAGCGCCACGAGGTCACCGGCCTGCGCAACGGCGGTGGCAGCAACTACCTCAAGTGGACCGAGGGCCAGACCTGGCGGGTCACGTACTCGATGTACATCCCCAGCTCCCTGAAGGCGACCACCACCTTCACCCACATCATGCAGATGAAGCAGCCCGGTGCGGGCAGCTCGCCGATCGTCGTGCAGTCGCTCCGTCGGGTGAACGGCGTGCAGACCATCGAGCTCAAGCTCTTCGAGGACGACATCCTCGTCGGCCGTACCGACCTGGAGCCGCTGCACAACAAATGGATCGACGTCGACTTCCAGATCAAGGTCGGCAACGGCTCGGCGGGCTCGGTCCGCTGGATCCTCAAGAACGGCTCGACCACCGTCATCGACAAGTCGAAGACCGGCGTCGACACCTTCCTGGCCGACCGCGTCCGCCCGAAGTGGGGCATCTACCGCTCCCTCGGCGACACCTCGGGGTCTCTGCAGGACTGCTACCTCCTGCTCAGCAATCTGCGCGGCTACCAACTCGTATAA